Proteins encoded by one window of Juglans regia cultivar Chandler chromosome 15, Walnut 2.0, whole genome shotgun sequence:
- the LOC109012208 gene encoding putative disease resistance RPP13-like protein 1, with amino-acid sequence MACESQASASMVQNLVPACFTCLTPSAVKIKFRLESKIEKINTRFNDLMTQKDQLNLKENVSLRPNKRRERPPSTSVVTKGHIYGREEVTRAILQLLVSEKHSDAMNKVPNVIPIIGMGGIGKTTLAQMVYNHKKVESFFELKAWACVSEDFDVAAVTKTILQSLTSENCDDKDLNLLQVKLKEKLLGKRFLVILDDVWNENYNDWTLLRAPFEAGAPRSSIIVTTRIQKVSSLMRNKEVEPFQLGELSNEACLSIFTQHALDAKDFSAHPNLKDIGEELVRRCKGLPLAVKTMGGVLRSKNEDRNEWEKVLKNKIWDISVEESGIVPALMLSYHHLPSHLKRCFAYCSILPKDYEFEEKEVVLLWMAEGLIQPLQDEEEMEDLGFEYFRSLLSRSFFQQSRINESQFVMHDLINDLAQSVASDTCFRMEDGVGGNMHENIPIKARHSSYLGSKFDVTKKFEVFQNSQVYVHSYLSCYQIQVIAIWLIMFLLNWFQHYIV; translated from the coding sequence ATGGCCTGTGAAAGTCAGGCTAGCGCTAGTATGGTACAAAATCTCGTCCCTGCTTGTTTTACTTGTTTAACTCCAAGTGCTGTTAAGATCAAGTTTAGGTTGGAGTCaaagatagagaaaataaatacaagatttaatGATCTCATGACACAAAAAGATCAACttaatttgaaggaaaatgttagtCTGAGGccaaacaaaagaagagagagaccaCCCTCAACTTCCGTGGTGACCAAAGGTCACATATACGGTAGGGAGGAAGTCACAAGAGCTATACTACAATTATTGGTCAGTGAAAAGCATAGTGATGCTATGAATAAAGTACCCAATGTGATTCCTATCATTGGCATGGGGGGCATCGGAAAGACAACATTGGCCCAAATGGTATACAATCATAAAAAAGTTGAGAGCTTTTTTGAACTGAAAGCATGGGCTTGTGTTTCAGAAGATTTTGATGTTGCTGCagttacaaaaacaattttaCAGTCTTTGACCTCGGAAAATTGTGATGACAAAGATCTAAATTTGTTGCAAGTCAAACTGAAGGAGAAACTACTTGGAAAAAGGTTTTTAGTAATTCTTGATGATGTTTGGAATGAGAACTACAATGATTGGACTCTTCTACGTGCTCCTTTTGAAGCAGGGGCTCCAAGAAGTAGCATTATTGTCACAACTCGTATCCAGAAAGTCTCGTCACTAATGCGAAACAAGGAAGTTGAGCCTTTTCAATTGGGGGAGTTGTCAAATGAAGCTTGTTTGTCCATATTTACCCAACATGCATTGGATGCAAAAGACTTTAGTGCGCATCCAAACCTTAAAGATATTGGTGAGGAACTCGTTAGAAGGTGTAAAGGCTTACCATTGGCTGTAAAAACTATGGGAGGAGTCTTGCGCAGTAAAAATGAAGACCGCAATGAGTGGGAAAAAGTTTTGAAGAATAAGATATGGGATATTTCAGTGGAAGAAAGTGGAATTGTTCCTGCTCTTATGTTAAGTTATCACCATCTACCTTCACATTTGAAGAGGTGCTTTGCTTACTGTTCAATACTACCAAAGGACTATGAATTTGAGGAGAAGGAGGTGGTTCTATTATGGATGGCAGAAGGTTTGATTCAACCCCTACAAGATGAAGAGGAAATGGAAGATTTGGGTTTCGAATATTTTCGCAGTCTGTTGTCAAGGTCATTTTTCCAACAGTCACGTATTAATGAATCACAATTTGTGATGCATGACCTCATCAATGATTTGGCTCAGTCGGTTGCAAGCGATACATGCTTTAGAATGGAAGACGGGGTTGGAGGTAATATGCATGAGAATATTCCTATAAAGGCACGCCATTCATCTTATTTGGGAAGCAAATTTGATGTAACTAAAAAGTTTGAGGTTTTTCAAAATTCACAAGTTTACGTACATTCTTACCTCTCATGCTACCAGATCCAGGTTATTGCTATTTGGCTCATCATGTTCCTTTTGAATTGGTTCCAACATTATATTGTTTAA
- the LOC118344687 gene encoding zinc finger BED domain-containing protein DAYSLEEPER-like encodes MTISTSRYKQYQVSKGIVESESEFNKYFVGSLEGLTPDFDILMWWNVNSSKFPIIAYIARDVLVIPISAITSESAFALGKKAMAELLLSAFLEVLFDRVASPELLKFAHREGLRKQLDKWRETMERIREVLDDAEEKQ; translated from the exons ATGACGATCTCTACCAGTAGGTATAAGCAATATCAAGTATCAAAAGGTATTGTAGAGTCAGAATCAGAATTCAATAAGTATTTCGTGGGAAGCCTTGAAGGATTGACACCtgactttgatattttaatgTGGTGGAATGTGAACTCAAGCAAGTTTCCAATCATTGCCTATATAGCACGAGATGTCTTGGTGATTCCCATTTCTGCTATTACTTCTGAGTCCGCATTCGCATTAGGG AAGAAAGCAATGGCAGAGCTCCTTCTTTCTGCATTCCTTGAAGTGTTGTTTGATCGAGTGGCTTCTCCAGAGTTGCTGAAATTTGCTCATCGAGAGGGACTTCGAAAACAGCTAGACAAGTGGCGTGAAACCATGGAAAGAATTCGAGAGGTGCTTGATGATGCAGAGGAGAAGCAATAG
- the LOC109012209 gene encoding putative disease resistance RPP13-like protein 1: protein MVELFLSAFLEELFDQLASPELLKFARREGLRKQLDKWGETMERIREVLDDAEEKQQTKKTVKAWLDDLRDLAYDVEDILDEFATEAFQCKLMAGESQASASMVGNLVPACCTCLTPSVVKIKFRLGSKIEKINTRFNDLVTQKDQLNLKENVGPRPNKRRERPPSTSVVTEGHIHGREEVIGAVLRLLFCEKHSDALNKVPNVIPIVGMGGIGKTTLAQLVYNDKKVESFFDLKAWACVSEDFDVVAITKTILQSLTSENCDGKDLNWLQVRLKEKLLGKRFLVILDDVWNKNYNDWTLLRAPFEAGAQGSSIIVTTRNQGVSSLMRNKEVEPFQLELLSNDACLSIFSQHALDARDFSAYPDLKDIGEELVRRCKGLPLAVKTIAGVLRSKQEDRSEWEKVLNSKIWDIPEERSGIAPALMLSYHNLPSHLKRCFAYCSILSKDYEFEEKQVVLLAVLLAVSLAFFWEGTKYLQVKTLRN, encoded by the coding sequence ATGGTAGAGCTCTTTCTTTCTGCATTCCTTGAAGAGTTGTTTGACCAACTGGCGTCTCCTGAGTTGTTGAAATTTGCTCGCAGAGAGGGACTCCGCAAACAGCTGGACAAGTGGGGCGAAACCATGGAAAGAATTCGAGAGGTGCTTGATGATGCAGAGGAGAAGCAACAGACTAAAAAGACAGTGAAAGCTTGGCTTGATGATCTTAGAGACTTGGCCTACGACGTGGAAGATATACTGGATGAGTTCGCCACAGAAGCTTTTCAATGCAAGTTGATGGCCGGTGAAAGTCAGGCTAGTGCTAGTATGGTAGGAAATCTCGTCCCTGCTTGTTGTACTTGTttaactccaagtgttgttaaGATCAAGTTTAGGCTGGGGTCaaagatagagaaaataaatacaagatttaatGATCTCGTGACTCAAAAAGATCAACttaatttgaaggaaaatgttGGTCCGAGGccaaacaaaagaagagagagaccTCCCTCAACTTCCGTGGTGACCGAAGGTCACATACATGGTAGGGAGGAAGTCATAGGGGCTGTACTTCGATTATTGTTCTGTGAAAAACATAGTGATGCTTTGAATAAAGTACCCAATGTGATTCCTATAGTTGGTATGGGGGGTATCGGAAAGACAACATTGGCCCAGCTGgtatacaatgataaaaaagtgGAGAGCTTTTTCGATCTGAAAGCATGGGCTTGTGTTTCAGAAGATTTTGATGTTGttgcaattacaaaaacaattttaCAATCTTTGACCTCGGAAAATTGTGACGGCAAAGATCTAAATTGGTTGCAAGTCAGATTGAAGGAGAAACTACTTGGAAAAAGGTTTCTAGTAATTCTTGATGATGTTTGGAACAAAAACTACAATGATTGGACTCTTTTGCGTGCTCCTTTTGAAGCAGGGGCTCAAGGAAGTAGTATTATCGTCACAACTCGTAATCAGGGAGTCTCATCACTAATGCGAAACAAGGAAGTTGAGCCTTTTCAATTGGAATTGTTATCAAATGATGCTTGCTTGTCCATATTTTCCCAACATGCATTGGATGCAAGAGACTTCAGTGCGTATCCAGATCTTAAAGATATTGGTGAGGAACTCGTTAGAAGGTGTAAAGGCTTGCCTTTAGCAGTGAAAACTATTGCAGGAGTCTTACGCAGTAAACAAGAAGACCGCAGTGAGTGGGAAAAAGTTTTGAATAGTAAGATATGGGATATACCTGAGGAGAGAAGTGGAATTGCTCCTGCGCTTATGTTAAGCTATCACAATCTCCCTTCACATTTAAAGAGGTGCTTTGCTTATTGTTCTATACTCTCGAAAGATTATGAATTTGAGGAGAAGCAAGTGGTTCTTTTAGCAGTACTTTTAGCAGTTTCTTTGGCATTTTTTTGGGAGGGTACAAAGTATTTACAGGTGAAAACATTGAGGAATTGA